The Triticum aestivum cultivar Chinese Spring chromosome 5A, IWGSC CS RefSeq v2.1, whole genome shotgun sequence genomic sequence TTTCTCCTGCTCTGCTTTCAACATCTGTCGGGCCTCAAAATTAACTTCACTAAAAGCGAGGTGATGGTCTTGGGCTACTCCCCCTCTGAGAGCCTGAGTATTGCTAACCGTCTGAACTGTCGGCTTGGGACCTTCCCCACTTCCTATCTGGGGATCCCATTAGTGACTCGCGCCTTACTGTGGCCGACCTCCGTCCCTCGGACCTCAAGCTGCAACACCGTATTGAGCCCTGGCAGGGCAGGTGGCTATCTAAGGCTACCCGCACGATCCTCATCAACTCGTCCCTCTCCAGTCTTCTCCTAttcatcatgagcttctacagcctcccCGAAACGCTCCACCACGAGATTGGCTCGATCCAAGCTAGGTTCTTTTGGGCTAGCGAGGACGGGAAGCAGAAATACCACATGGTCCACTGGCCGGACATCTGCAAGCCCCGTGACCAGGGCGGTCTCGGTATCATGTCCTCCAAACGCATGAACCTGGCCCTCCTCACTCGCTGGCTATGGCGCATTGCAAACGGCGATggtggcttgtggctgcaaatcatCCGTCGCAAGTACCTGCGCGACCAGCCCCTCTCTTTCTGCGTCAGGACAGGTGGCTCTCAGTTTTGGCAGTCTGTTGTTCAGCTCCTCTCGGTTCTGCGCATTAGGACATCCATCGTGGTTGGCACCGGTTCGGCCACGCTTTTTTGGTTTGACCGATGGGCAGGTAACCTCCCTTTCGCGGCCCGGTTCCCTGACCTATTCTCCATAGCGGTCGAACCCAGGATCTCCGTCGAgtcggcccttattgacttagggcatcTCGCGTTCCGGCGGCCATTTGGGCCGCCGGAGGTTGCCGCTTAGCATGAGCTCCTTGACACAGTGGCCCTCCATGAGCCTGTCTTATCGCAACACCTCGACAACCGCCTATCTTGGCGTCTCGAGCCCTCGGGCCGCTTTTCCACGAAGTCACTCTACTGTGCCATCGCACACGCTCCCGGACCAAGCGTCCTCGATTCCATCTGGTCTATTCGCGTCCCCCTCAAGATTAgaatcttcatgtggcaatggatccgtggcCGGCTTCCCTCGGGCGTGGAGGTCCTGAGGCGCCAGGGTCCCGGTGATGGTATCTGCCCCCTCTATGGGATGGCGGAAACctcgaatcacatcttcttctcgtgCGTGTCCGCCCAGTTTCTTTGGGGCTGCCTCCGAGAGGTCATCGGTGGCAACTGGTGTCACACTAACTTCTCTGATCTCCTCTCTGAGGTCCAGTCCTCCCCTTGTCCGGTCGCCACATTAGGTGGTTGCTCATTGGGGTGCTCGCTTGGATGCTGTGGACCGTTCTTAATAAGCTTGTCATTCAACGGGTCCCCCTTCGACGTGCTACTAACGCTGTGTTCAAATTGTGTGgcttcttgcagctttggcggccgcttagccgtcaCCAGGATCGCGacgccatcacctccatcatcaccgACCTTCGCTTGATGGCTCTCCGCtttgctccgccgctccccccgcCACCTCCCGAGCCGGATTAGATCCTTCGATGCTATATCGTGCGCTGCGGTTGTACCCCCCCCCCTTTTGTTTATTattagggcttgttgagctgtgccctcagcagaacccctTTGTACTTCGTGTTGTGCTactctgtgtgtgtgggggggttaaCCTTGTGGTACTGTATGGCTCTGGtggtttgctttatctataaagcggggcgaaagcctttttcggttaAAGCTCAACATATTTGTGAAAAATATATAACATGCTAAATTCTTCTAAATGGCATTAGCTTGGTGCCTTGCAAATGTTATAGCACCGAGATAGCGGACGCGGATTTTTAGGACATGGTGCCAAGCGAGGACGAAATCTGGGCAGTTCATCCATGCTATGAGATTAGCAATTAATATAGTGATTGAATGAATACACGAATGATACGTCAGGTCAATTCGGCAAATACATGTACATGTGTCAGTGGCTAGCCATCTTAAATGGAGCTGGATACACATGCATAACCATGCAAAATACGGTCCTGGCTGTTCTGCCATGTTAATCTGACAAGACCATTTAAAACGCTGGTCAACAGGGTTTAAAGGTGTGTGTATTCAATACTTACGCCTTGAATGACATTTAACAAGTGTGGCCCTGCTGTTTTGGTTTTGGTTTTAGTTTGTTTTGTCCAAGTTCATTTTGTGTGTGTATAATTCTGGTGTACTGCCGTATTAGTTCATCGGAGTTATGCGTTCATTATAATGACGTTGCATTACCTAGCACATGATGGGATACCTCCTAAGAATGAATGTAAACAACATACACACATGTGGTAAAAAAATTATTCATGGGAAGGTAACACAAAACAAGTCTCTGGTTCTGAAAATTAGGCATGATAGATTAATTAGCGCAGCTACGCAGGCAACTGGAATACTCCTAGACTGTACAACCTTCTTCAACCTGCCAGCTGGGAAAAGATAGAACAAGAAAGTGACCATGGCATCAAGCTCCAGCGCTCGCGAGGGCAGAGCATTTGCAGTTTGTTATGTTCACTAGTACTATATATAGCAAGACCTGTGAGAACATACCCAGCCATTGCAATCGAGGCAGCAGATCAGGGGAGAGAACACCCTCATCGCTCTATATATGGATTAGAGCTGCTAAACTAATGTGTGACATACAGGAGTAGCACATGAAGAGACTGCGAGAACGAGAGGAGGAGCTACGGGATGGAGAAGGGCTGGGGACAAAATGCAGACTAGTGTGCAGGTTGCCGTAGACATCTGCTCCTGATAAATGAGAGATTAACTCCTCTTGTCAGATTGGTGGGCCATGGTCACTAATTGACGCTGGGAATACATTGTCTATGTATGAATACTTCATCCTGAGAAATGCATATACCTGGTGAGTGTATTACAATAGCACAAATCATGTGGGAACGGGCGGGCATGATAGCGACCTCGCGTGGTACCATGTCCACTCGTGATTTATCGCGAGATAGCACGCTATTTAAAATTATAATTTTTTGTACAACTGTTCACACCGGAATACTTTTTTTTACATTTTATGAATGACTGTGATATGTTTATAGGTTATTCCAGTCATATGTGTAGTCCAGATTCGACGTGTCATGTCTTTGACTGTACTCACACTTCACATCACAGTATTATACGGACGTTCGGAGTTCTCAATTCTGCTTTAAATTTTGTCATGTGTTTTCATTCTTTTGTTTCTTGCGTGTGTTTCTGTTTAACAAGTTCTTGTGTGTTTTTCTGTTTGAGTTTTTCTCTATCAGAAGGAAAACGTCCCGTAGTTAATTTGGAGGACTATATTGTGTTGTGGAGTACAAAATCATGCCACAGAAAGTCCAAACTAGTGGAGATCTCGTTCATTTGGAACATAAAAGTGGCCACGGCGCGTATTGCACGCATGCATCTTCTGGCTCAAAACATCCGTATAGTGTCCAATGCTCCATCATACTGCTGAATAGTGCCATAGCTAGGTACACACATACACATCAATAATTAGGAAAATAATTACTATTCATTAATTGCCTGAACAAGTAGGTCAGGCACATCACACGTACACATCTCGGCTAGACTGGAGTACAGCAAGGAACTGACAGTTCACTCACGCATACGGACGTGTGCATACATGTCGCATAAATATATATGCACACACAGTGTGTGTGCAAGGTACAGACATAGACACACTACTGAAATAACACATGCAGgcaactttattttatttttttagtagCTCATCAGTATCGTATGAGCACTCCATCAACATAGACATTAAGCTCCACACAAGCGCGTCCATGCATGCACGTAGGAAGGGTTATATATTGAACTAGTTGACACTGCATAAGAATAAGACATATATATTATGTCAGAGAAAATCACGGCAGATGTAACATGCTAAAAAAACACAATCGACCGTGTTTCTTAAAATATGAACTTAATATCACTGTTTTGTTACTATATATTCACTTCCTATAGCTCTTAAGAAAAACTATGCAGGTACGTGTTTGCTCATGACTTGTTTTAGTATTTGTCCTCTTTTTTTGGGGGTCATATTGTTTGTATTGTCAGAACCTTTTCTCTTCTGTACTAGCTCGGATGCTGGATTAAAACAACTGTTTGGCCTGGTGTAAAAAACCGTTTGCTTTTTATAACGTGAAAACAGACGGTTATGGAGTAGCACCACATGGAAATATGCACAAGATCTGGACTAGACGGCTGCGCGAGAAGATGAAAAATGCATGCATTTGGATCAGGAGACCGAAAGGTTAGAACATACGTGTCGCAGTTGGTGGACATGCTGATGGGGAAGGGCACACTGACGCCGCACTTGCCGGGCACGCCGGAGACCTTGCCCATGTTGATGGACTTGATGCTGGTGGCGAGGCTCTTGAGGCACCTGCACGCTATCTTGCGGTCCGAGCTGCTGCGGGCCATGCCGTTCAGCCCCTGCACGCCGGAGCAGCACTCCTTGCTGATCGAGGACGCCCTCCCCGTCACGTACGCCACGCACGGCGCGAGCTTGGAGTCCACCTGCCCGCACGACAGCGCCGCCGAGGCCTCCCTGCCGGCCATCATCAGCACCACCGCCGCCAGGACCACGGCGGCCACCACAGCCTTGCTGTTGAGACGAGCCATCGATCGGTAGCTGCAAGCTAGTTCCTTAagctgctagctagctagctatggGTGATCAGATGAGTGTGGTTAAGCTGGTGGAGTGTGATGGTGTGGAGGAAAGGGTGTGGCGTGGAGGGTATAAATAGGGGAACGGTGAACATGAAGCAGGATTGATTGAGCAATTGATGCCCGTCGCTGCCAGGTCGTTGGCTGGTGGAGTTAATTGAGAAGGTGGATCCACCCTGCAAGTGCATGTACTCGCTAGAAAGTACGCTCGATCTCTTTGCAATTGGCATGTGTCTCTTTGCTTttactttgttttttataacagtTTTTTATAAATGTTTTTTGCGGGAAGAAAAGTTACCGGTGGTGTGAACTTCTTGGTTGCTGCCCTGACCCTGAAACTGCCTCATGGCTCCACATATTCAACAGAGTGTTTGGCTGCTCTCATGGAATTGTAACCATGACTGAGGGCATGTTCTGAATTCTTCCTACTCCATGCTTCTTCAACTCCAGGCGTAGATCCGGACAGAACATTTGGGCTCCGTGGAGTCAGCTTCACGAAGTGGTACAAGCCTGTAGTGCAAATTGCTGAAAACGAAGAAGCAAGGAGTTCCTACTAATTACAAGAGGATGCCACCGCAAAGTACAAAAAACGATTTGCGAAACAGCTCCCAGCCGCCTGTGGGATGCTTGCCTCGCTAGTATCCTGTGCCAGCGCACGTGGCCAGCCCTCCTCCACACAACGATACAAGGTGGGCTGCCTCCATCCGGCCCGAGAAAATTGGATATTTACCATTTTCAATACGTGGCTTCTCATCCGGCCCAAACTGGCACACAACGGTCTATAGGCTCTCAGCTGAGCTAAATCGTGAAGAGAAGTTACGAACACTGCCGAACGAATGGAATCGCCAAGTCGAAGCAAGCTCCAAAAGCTGGTTTTGTGGAGTTTGAGAAGCCCAGAGAGGCTCGGAGCAGGCCCTGAATAGCTAGTTTTTGGGCGCAAGGGCCCCTTTTCTATCTCGATGGGCCATTGGCCGATCTTTGTTAGATAAAGAAGAAGAACAGTACAACAACATCCAACAGTTCAGGAGATCAGAGCCGCTGGAAAGAAATTACAAGGGAAAAACAAGAACCCTAAAACCACGCGACGCCGTGGTGACTAACTCCTCAGATCAGCCACACATCTAGCGGATCTCCATACTCCAATATCCTCTCCGATTTGGTCTAGGACTCGATTAATGCTTACAAGGGCCCCTTTTCTATCTCTATTGCATCTGTCACCCATTTGATCACTTGATCACACCATGTTTTCCATCTGCTCTCTGCTAAGTCAATGAAAAGCAGCAATTGTTGGAtctttcaaaataaaataaaataactacaATCTTCACGTCGTGTTTAGTCCATTGTTTGACTGAGGTTACAGTCGTCTTTTTTTTCTtcgagaaaactttcaatctatttctTTAATCATAGCAGTATAACGGAAACTAGAAATAAAAAAATTACATCTAAATCCGTAGACTACCTAACGATGACTATAATCACTATTGTGTCAGGGTACATCCACCTTCATGGATCCAATTTTATGAAGTCTTGAACCCATCTAAGGTAAGAGTGGGGAGGAGAAAATTTACTCTACAAGACAGAGCAGTGATTGTACGTGTACCAAGGCAGAAGCTCAGGCCACCGACTTCCTAGGGCCGAGTCCGGCAGCTCTGCGTAGCCAAGAGCTCCCAGGCTGAGATAGCAAGGACAATAACCTCCAGCAGATCAAAGAAAAGGCAGACCATGCATCTGCGCACAGGGTAGGGTAGGAATCAAACAGTCCAGTCGACATCTAAAGTGGTCTCCGGAATGTCTACTACGGCAACTGAACTTTCTACAATTCCGTAACCGAGCGGCACTTCCACAGTATGAAACGAAGTATTAATGCCTGATAGATCCACAACCTAACTGTTCATGCCTGATTTTGTTGGCCTTATTACTAATTCCATGTAGTTTTCAACTAGGAAGCTTGCGTCTCACAACAATACTCATCTCTGAAACATTGCAATATTGCTTTCGATCTATGCATGCGGGTTAGCATATCCCAACCGAGCTGGTGAAGTAGATTGTCACCTCATCAATCCTCTACAGTAGCAGCTTTAAATTGTTTGTtaattaccgaaaaagggtttccccccgctttgtatacaaagcaaccaaccgaaccatccaacgataggtgctggggcggaaacagcacagtcacgcccaaaagaaaagaaagacaaaatacaagagaaacaaacgccgacaacggcggatcgacaAAGAAACGAAGAAGCCTCGTGGCCGCTGCACCCACCGGAGATCTCCCACCAGACTCCGAGCCTCCGAAGcaccggtaccaatcaacacctccaagaaggaacgcgacgaagacgacgctgctgccaagggtttcccccgatacgGTGAGGGGAGAGGAAGGGTAGCTCCGACGCCCTCCACGAAGGTCTGGCGGCACCCACAAGCACCACCGCGTCGATGTCGGCCAGGCCAACagagatttctcccgatcccaacctccacctcaggcactccgaagctcgccgccaaaCAGACCCTCACCCTGCGTCAGCCCGGACACGAAGCGTTCAAcgctgtctcaccacggcaccgtgaagcatggtcggcacgatgaagaagaggagccgggaccAGGCAACAGCAccatcggcacgcgggagggccccacctccaccgccgAAGACGGTAGCTGACCGGACGCAATGGCAGGAACACACCAGGCCCGTGGCCGCACAGGCCCAGCCGGGAACGCAGAGGCCCGTAAAgttcccgccttcgcgctgcagcCGGCACGCCGTCGGCTCCGTCGCCCCTGTCCAAGCCGCTCCCCTTCCTCCCCACACCGAAAGCCGCCAAGGGAGGCACCACCAACACGCGCACCGCCGGCCACCATCACCAGGTCGCCGGACCGCCACCGGCCGAGCCGCACCACCGCCGCACGCCCACGACGGAGAGGAACCACCGCAGCCGCCGGCAGCCCGAAGCCGGACCCcagccgccgcccacgccgcccgcGGCCCTCGCCGCCTGCCGGGCGGAACCGGCCGCCGCGGCGAGGCGCGTTCCACCGCGCAGCCGGCCACGCCGCaccacgcgccgccccgcgcccgcgccgcgcccgccCGCGAAGGAGGGACCCGCGTCGCCCCCAACGCGCGGAGGAGGAAGagcagggccccgccgccgccggcgccggtcaGGCGAGCCCGGCCGTgccccctggcggcggcgagggaggaaggaggaggaggggagaccGGAGGCGGCGGGATCTGGGCGCCCGCCCCGGCCgcctcgcgggtggcggcgcgggcgggaggggggaggggggagggggataTTTGTCATCCAATTGTTTGTTAATTCGACACGTCTCTACATTCTTGAAATAGGCTTTCGTCCCCCTATATCAATATAGCAACGACTCGATACAATAGTTTGAGCAACGCTGGAGCAAACAGCACAAACATCCCCAAAAGAAAAGACAAGAGAGAAATAGGAGAACTAAGGGTGTGTTTGTTTGGGCTGCAACTTCTTCGGCTGCAGCTGCAACGGCTCCGGCTAGAAGGAGCGGCTGTAGTTGCTAGCTGTAGCTAGATGATTGGAGCTGAGATGCGGTCGTTTGGTAGTTGTGTTGTAGCAGCTGCGGCTGATGCAGAATCCTGCTAAAATGACCCAAAAGCCCTTAATTGTTCTGTAAGTTGAGATTAAGTGCTGATTGTGGTGTTATAACTGTAAATGACTCGCTTAATAGCCATTTTTGCTACAGATGTCCATTTTCAAATATTTTAACTGAAATTACACTTGTTTGATGAGGCAGGTAGTGTATTTATACGAATTTGACATATTGAACGGAAATTCCATGGATCGATCTACATTCAGTTCCAGATAAAAATCATTTTTTCACAACAGCACCACGTAGCAGCAGTATAGCAGAGGCCAGCGATTTATCTCAGTAGGTTTCCTCATAGTTTGTGAAGCTGCAGAAAGAAACATGTGTATATTAAAAGGCAACGCTGTTCCTAGAAAAAAATACAATCTGATGAATGCTCAAAGTGATAACCCTTGCATCGATCTAAGGCACCATCACGCGAACACACACGCACAGAACTGAGCATGCACACGCACGAAAGCGATGGAATCCCGCAACCGCTGCGCCCACTGAAGACTTCCACCACGCTTCAATGCCACTGAATTGCCGCGTACTAAGCAACACCTTTAAGAAGGACTGCGACAACGATGACGATGCTGCTATCCGGACGAATCCTAGGATTTCTCCTCGCACACGGAGGGAAGTTGGGGAAAGGTCCACACGACGCCCTTCAATAAGGATGGCGGCACCCACAGACATcaccgcgtcggtgccggcgagaCCCGAAAGTGATTTCCCTCGACCTCTCGCACCCACAGCTCAAGACCACCCGTCGGCTCCACCACACCCGTCGGCCACCAATATGCGCCAGCACAGTCAAGAGAACACCATCGTTGTCACACCACGGCAAACGTTGCTAGGCCGACCGAACCAGAACGAAACACCCGTAGATAGGGGTCGGTACTCCTGCGACCATGTGGGAGGGAACAACTTCCACTGGCTCAGGCGGTAGCAGACCGGACGCAGCAGTGGGAGCACACTAGGACAATTGCGCGGGCAGGCCCAAATCGGAACCGCGAACCTCCTGCCAATGTGCTGCAACAAACACGACACGGTAGCTGCCGCCCCCTCGTGAGGTGCTCGCCGGACAAGCAAGAGACAACCCGTCGCAGCCCTAATCACCCCGCCCTGACCCAGATCAggcccaaaagggcccagatctgggctccCGAAGCCACCGCCGCCGCGAAGGGGCTGCGCCACCGCCTCGTCGCCATCCAGGCCACGCCAGAGAGTCGTCAGccgagccgcaccgccgccgcctgcaTTGGGGAAGGGAATGGGACCGCCACCGCCGGCCACGCAACGACATCATGCGAGCAACGCCAGGCCGTGCCCGCCGGCCGCATTGGTGAGAGGGAGGGGCACAAGGAGCTCAAAGAGGTggggggagaggggggccgccccggttgcctcgctcggggaggcgacACGGAGGGGTACGACGTCCGTCTCTGCATTCTTCTCagtgtcgttcttctttttcatatGCTCAAACTCACAGCCCATATATTGTTAAAAAGTGAAGCATGACACTACCCCACACCCTCATCCATCGTTTATCACTCCTTTCACTTCTACACGAATGCCTAGCAATGACGATCCCTAAAAGCCTATCAATGACATGCAAGATTGTCAAGGACGCCCACCACTGATAACATGGCTTCAATGGCTGTGCATTGCCCGCCACTATTATTGTCAGTACCTATCGCGAGCACTATACTTTGTCAAGCCAAAAGAAGATGAGCACTCATGGTAGTGTTTTTGGCTGCGTGGCAGCTGTTTACATTTTAACAGTAATATTATTGTTGTAGTTATATATAACACAATTTAAGAACATACTTTCAATGTTTAACACTTTCACATAACACTACAATAATCGCATACAACATGTATGGTCTTTTATCGTAAAGGAAaataattttgttacaaacttgtgatggtaaagaaataaaagcgacaaactacataataaatgttgctatcacaagaggcaatatataAAATGATGTCTCTTTacattaagagcttgcacatcccAAATGAAAaaatgcatgacaacctctgcttccctctgcgatacttttatgcaagagtcaataaggTTCATCCCTATTCCATTCTTAATTATTCTTCACTTGCTAAGCATCATGTGTTAGGGAAAGATCCacacacatatatccagttggatataggtaatcatgagttattattgttgacattattcTCGAGGTAAATAAATTAGGAGGTGAAGACAATAAACCTCCATCTTCCTATGTGTCTGACAGAAATGTTTGTTttgaaaaatatgctttgagtgttagcaaAATCATATAAGACtatttgagtatgtggacttgttcaAAAAAGCTTATACATAGACTCTttttgaaaatatgatgaattgtaattaTTTCAGTGACTGAGAACACAGTTTGtttgttttcaagaaagtttatgcttCATACTTcaaaattgtgaatgaattgttacttgatTATGAGAAATTATATGATGAAGAATTGCTGCTATGATAATGATCAttatgcttctatgtccgtattttattttatcaacaccacTCTCACTAAACATGTAGTCATGATtatttgttagaataaatccgaggccacCGTCGATCATATGAGGACCAAgaaatcacacaagcacgacaccgagatttgttaacgaggttcaccgatatggctacatcccggggcctgactatggacgctcctccccatgacaccactACAATACCACACCCGGTCGCCCTAGACGCTTGCACATGCcgtcggcttcccctgcgttcatgtgctattatgttggcataggttcaTGTGCctaccctcgctatatatgagaggcctaggatacaagtgttctACTAGGACacaactccatatcctatctaagcACAATACTATTCAGAattcaactgtaacctaccttgtacactatattcgacacaactctaacaaactccaccttggcgaatattctccaccaccttggattcgtccatgtgtcaaacttccatgtacattggacttgagcttatcccatgagcaccgctgctactctaAAGAccccatatgactccacctgcaacttgtagtcccttcttttcttgaccacagttaacacttgagcaaaattaagttcctctttactctagtatgtgctcccaacttccagagtatcagttcaacgccatcacacactgatcgcTAACCCGCAtcaaagtgaacaactcacatattgggtgtcacacataagattTACCTGAACTCAATACCACCGCTCTTCCTTGACCGTctatctgaaacttgaaggaatctcaccgctgcttgtagtcatcccgagtcaaattcgtagttgtctcaccacatatatgaccaccagagccctggcccatcTCCATGTCCCATGCATACCGCAAgtctcgccgctattaccgcgtcgagcctccgctgtcctagtcgagtctcaagggtcgcgaaccacaccactcaaccccactgcagagtaccaccgatcatcgccGACcggtgacgagtttcacgcttccatcagaccactgggctccagtacAAACTGCATGTCACTCATTTCCCCCCTTGCTGAATAGCCTTCGATTCCCTGGATCGTTATactgtagcccctcaatccagctccaccttcaacatgactccatggtagacgATCAGTCCACCCTCACGCCCCGTCGACTTCAAATTACGTGTGTACAtcatcttgaatcaaccccgcatcatagtcttgtcgaagccgcacaagcccttaGGCCCATGCCACGTGTTTCCACgtccagaagtcggtcaccatcagcatcacgctcctatgtcgtcgtcgccgatcccaccaccgtcttctgtaccaactgACTTGCATCGATCCCGCCAGACTGCCCAGCCTGACCCAGCCGAACTCGTACGACTGTATGACACGCTCAAGGCTCCCAAATCATCTTCCGTGAATCTCCATCtatcacatgataattccatctcAGCTGACATGACTTCCGGCAATGTCTTTAAGCATtcttgttgtgccaacaaatctttcactCTTGTCTGCCATAACACAAGGTTTTCAGTTTcgcgaacttctccacctcaaacctggtacccgTTGGCGCCATGGTTATCCGTATGGCTGACCCTGCGAAAAATTATCCGGGCTATCAACGCGATGCCCAAGTACACAAACAGCCTCCGCGTACTAATAGAATTTCAACTAAAAAACCTTCTGGTCTTCTCACGTGGAGTCGCTCCTAAGCCCAACTCCGAATGCTAGCTTTTGCCTTGTCATGTTCTCCTTGATGGATGCTTAATACAACGAtggatctttttttttctttttttagaacgaagacgcaaGAAACGtctggctttaaattaataaagccctcaGAACAGGCAGCATCCAAAGTACGATACAAATGATAAGAAAAGACAGCAACGGTCGAAACCCAAGTCAGGTACATGCAATCGGCCTATGCCTGAATAAGGTAAAACCAGTCTAAACACATAGACAACCGGCCGGAGAAGGAGCAGACCACCAGCAGCTTAGTGACGAGCAGCATTTTGAATCAAGCAGATCCGCTCCATGGCCTCCTGCATCCGCTCAGTGTCCCGCCGTTTCCCCAACGGCATTCGGGTATGGAGGAACATGTGGCATTTGAAAATAATGTCAGCGGGGTGAGAAGGGAATTTGTGCTCAATAGTGATTTTGTTTCTAATAGTCAAAACAGACCATAAAAGTGCCCCTACGCATCACCATAACACTTGGGCATATCCACCCCATTTGAGCCCTAAGGATATCACGAAGCTCTCTGCCCGAGTGCGGGTTCCAGTTCTGGCCGAAGGCGTCCCGGACCGCACTCCAAGT encodes the following:
- the LOC100037539 gene encoding probable non-specific lipid-transfer protein 3: MARLNSKAVVAAVVLAAVVLMMAGREASAALSCGQVDSKLAPCVAYVTGRASSISKECCSGVQGLNGMARSSSDRKIACRCLKSLATSIKSINMGKVSGVPGKCGVSVPFPISMSTNCDTVN